A single genomic interval of Mucilaginibacter robiniae harbors:
- a CDS encoding ABC transporter substrate-binding protein gives MYTRWPYFIWMVALPMLFSSCHPSAPVSRKTVFNLNLDQGLTSMDPAFARNQDALWIDNQLYNGLVQVDDSLHIKPAIARSWSISADDKVYTFHLRTDVYFQDDALFSEGKGRKVTAADFVYSFGRLIDPKVASSGSWIFSDKVSGKNAFVAVNDSTLQIQLKQPFPPLLSMLTAQYCSVVPHEVVEHYGKDFRNHPVGTGPFRFKYWKEGEVLVLLKNEHYWEKDQQGQPLPHLDAVRATFISDKQTAFMEFIKGQLDFFNDIDGSYRDDILTKSGKVTQKYKGKFKINIAPYLYTEYLGMLVDTNLAIVKQSPLRFLKVRQAINYAIDKQQIIKYLRNSIGTVGNAGFVPQGMPGFSASAVQGYTYNPNKAKQLLAEAGFPGGKNMPEIVLNTIVSYRDLIEYIQGQLQQIGIRTRVEVLQGASLREMIAKNGVTFFRGNWIADYPDGENFLSVFYSKNKVPFGPNYTGFYNAQFDALFEKSYHVNDNQQRYKLYQQMDNLIMQQSPVVVLFYDQLVNLYPNNITGYSRNGQNLLMLKNIVKK, from the coding sequence ATGTACACTCGCTGGCCTTACTTCATATGGATGGTAGCTTTACCAATGCTATTTTCTTCCTGCCACCCTTCAGCTCCTGTATCGCGCAAAACTGTATTTAACCTGAACCTCGATCAGGGTTTAACTTCTATGGACCCCGCCTTTGCCCGAAACCAGGATGCTTTATGGATTGATAACCAACTATACAACGGCTTGGTACAGGTAGATGACAGCCTGCACATCAAACCTGCTATTGCCAGAAGCTGGAGTATATCGGCCGATGATAAAGTATATACTTTTCACTTACGGACGGATGTGTACTTTCAGGACGATGCTTTGTTTTCCGAAGGTAAAGGCCGCAAGGTTACTGCTGCCGACTTTGTGTACAGCTTTGGCCGCCTTATTGACCCTAAAGTTGCCTCATCAGGCTCCTGGATTTTTAGCGACAAGGTAAGTGGTAAAAATGCCTTCGTAGCCGTAAATGACAGTACTTTACAAATTCAACTTAAGCAACCTTTTCCGCCCCTGTTAAGCATGCTTACGGCGCAGTATTGTTCGGTAGTGCCGCATGAGGTAGTAGAACACTATGGCAAAGACTTCCGTAACCATCCGGTAGGTACCGGCCCTTTCCGGTTTAAATACTGGAAAGAAGGCGAAGTACTGGTATTGCTTAAAAACGAACATTACTGGGAAAAAGACCAACAAGGTCAGCCACTCCCCCATCTGGATGCGGTGCGGGCAACTTTCATCAGTGATAAACAAACGGCCTTTATGGAGTTCATCAAAGGTCAGCTCGACTTTTTTAATGATATTGATGGCAGCTACCGCGATGATATTTTAACCAAATCGGGTAAGGTTACCCAGAAGTATAAGGGCAAATTCAAAATTAATATTGCGCCTTATTTGTACACCGAATATTTAGGGATGCTGGTTGATACCAACCTGGCTATTGTTAAACAATCGCCTTTGCGATTTTTGAAAGTACGCCAAGCCATCAATTATGCTATTGATAAGCAGCAAATTATTAAGTACCTACGCAACAGTATAGGCACTGTAGGCAATGCCGGGTTTGTACCACAAGGGATGCCCGGTTTTAGCGCATCGGCTGTGCAAGGATACACTTATAATCCGAATAAAGCCAAGCAACTACTAGCCGAGGCTGGTTTTCCGGGTGGCAAAAACATGCCCGAAATTGTACTAAACACTATTGTAAGCTACCGCGATTTGATAGAATACATACAAGGTCAATTGCAACAAATAGGCATACGCACCCGGGTTGAAGTATTGCAGGGTGCCAGCCTTCGCGAAATGATTGCCAAAAATGGTGTCACCTTTTTTAGAGGCAATTGGATAGCCGACTACCCGGATGGCGAAAATTTCTTGTCAGTATTCTATTCCAAAAACAAGGTACCTTTTGGCCCTAATTATACGGGCTTTTATAACGCGCAATTTGATGCGCTTTTTGAAAAATCCTATCACGTAAATGATAATCAGCAGCGATATAAATTGTACCAGCAAATGGATAATTTGATTATGCAACAATCGCCAGTGGTGGTGTTATTTTATGACCAGCTAGTAAATTTATACCCTAACAACATTACAGGTTATAGCCGCAATGGACAAAACTTGTTAATGCTTAAAAACATTGTGAAGAAGTAG
- a CDS encoding aconitate hydratase: MAFDLDMIKKVYDRYSSRIEAARKATGKPLTLTEKILYAHLSEGDAQKAFQRGVDYVDFAPDRVAMQDATAQMALLQFMQAGRPQVAVPSTVHCDHLIQAKVGAAEDLSTAKDINKEVYDFLSSVSDKYGIGFWKPGAGIIHQVVLENYAFPGGMMIGTDSHTPNAGGLGMVAIGVGGADACDVMAGLPWELKFPKLIGVHLTGKLSGWTAPKDVILKVAGILTVKGGTGAIVEYFGEGARSMSATGKGTICNMGAEIGATTSIFGYDEKAAAYLRGTKREDIADLADAVKDHLTGDAEVYATPEQYFDQVIEINLSELEPHVNGPFTPDLAWPISKFATAVKENNWPTELEVGLIGSCTNSSYEDITRAASIAKQAIDKNLKTKAEYTVTPGSELVRYTVERDGYLDTFAQIGGVVLANACGPCIGQWARHTDDPTRKNAIITSFNRNFAKRQDGNPNTHAFVASPEIVTAFAIAGDLTFNPLTDTLTNENGKQVKLDEPLGIELPVKGFAVEDAGYQAPAEDGSQVVVQVDPKSSRLQLLDPFPAWEGTDLKGLKLLIKAKGKCTTDHISMAGPWLKFRGHLDNISNNMLIGAINYFNNTADSVKNELTDEYGPVPATQRDYKAHGIGTIVVGDENYGEGSSREHAAMEPRHLGVRAILVKSFARIHETNLKKQGMLGVTFADSADYEKVQEDDTFDINGLTEFAPGKQLTVVLHHKDGSEDSFQVNHTYNAQQIEWFKAGGALNIIRKQQHAD; the protein is encoded by the coding sequence ATGGCTTTTGATTTAGATATGATTAAAAAGGTGTACGACCGCTATAGCAGCCGTATTGAGGCAGCTCGCAAAGCGACCGGTAAACCTTTAACCTTAACTGAGAAGATTTTATACGCCCACTTATCTGAAGGTGATGCCCAAAAAGCCTTTCAACGCGGTGTTGATTACGTAGATTTTGCTCCTGACCGTGTAGCTATGCAAGATGCAACAGCTCAAATGGCATTGTTGCAATTTATGCAAGCTGGTCGTCCGCAGGTAGCTGTACCATCAACCGTACATTGCGACCACTTGATTCAGGCTAAAGTAGGTGCTGCTGAAGATTTAAGCACGGCTAAAGATATAAACAAAGAAGTTTACGATTTCCTTTCATCAGTATCGGACAAATACGGTATTGGTTTCTGGAAGCCAGGTGCAGGTATCATTCACCAGGTAGTGTTGGAAAACTACGCTTTCCCAGGTGGTATGATGATCGGTACCGACTCCCATACACCTAATGCTGGTGGTTTAGGTATGGTTGCTATTGGTGTTGGTGGTGCTGATGCCTGCGACGTAATGGCTGGCTTACCTTGGGAGCTTAAATTCCCGAAACTGATTGGTGTACATTTAACTGGTAAATTATCAGGCTGGACTGCTCCAAAAGACGTAATTTTGAAAGTGGCTGGTATCCTGACTGTAAAAGGTGGTACTGGTGCTATCGTAGAATATTTTGGCGAAGGTGCACGTTCTATGTCGGCTACTGGTAAAGGTACTATCTGTAACATGGGTGCAGAAATTGGTGCTACTACCTCTATTTTCGGTTATGATGAAAAAGCTGCTGCTTACCTGCGCGGAACCAAACGTGAAGATATAGCCGACTTAGCGGATGCCGTTAAAGATCATTTAACCGGTGATGCTGAAGTTTATGCTACACCTGAGCAGTACTTTGACCAAGTAATTGAAATTAACCTGAGTGAACTGGAACCGCACGTAAACGGTCCGTTTACTCCAGATTTGGCTTGGCCTATCTCTAAATTTGCTACTGCTGTTAAAGAAAACAACTGGCCTACAGAACTGGAGGTTGGTTTAATTGGTTCATGTACCAACTCATCTTACGAAGATATTACTCGTGCCGCATCTATTGCTAAACAGGCAATTGACAAAAACCTAAAAACCAAAGCAGAATACACGGTAACTCCAGGTTCTGAGCTGGTACGTTATACGGTAGAGCGCGATGGTTACTTAGATACCTTTGCTCAAATTGGCGGTGTGGTATTAGCTAATGCTTGTGGTCCTTGTATTGGCCAGTGGGCACGTCATACCGATGATCCTACCCGTAAAAATGCTATCATCACTTCATTCAACCGTAACTTTGCAAAACGTCAGGATGGTAACCCGAATACGCATGCATTCGTAGCATCACCTGAAATTGTAACCGCGTTTGCTATTGCTGGTGATTTAACTTTCAACCCTTTAACCGATACTTTAACCAACGAGAACGGTAAGCAAGTGAAACTGGATGAGCCACTGGGTATTGAATTACCGGTAAAAGGCTTTGCTGTTGAGGATGCGGGCTACCAAGCTCCTGCTGAAGACGGTAGCCAAGTGGTTGTACAGGTTGATCCGAAATCATCACGCCTGCAACTGCTGGATCCATTCCCTGCTTGGGAAGGTACCGACCTGAAAGGCTTAAAACTGTTAATCAAAGCCAAAGGCAAATGTACTACCGACCATATTTCAATGGCGGGTCCGTGGTTGAAATTCCGTGGTCACTTAGATAACATCAGTAACAATATGCTGATTGGTGCTATCAACTACTTTAACAACACTGCTGATAGCGTTAAAAATGAACTGACTGACGAGTACGGCCCGGTTCCGGCTACTCAGCGTGATTATAAAGCGCATGGCATCGGTACTATAGTTGTAGGTGACGAAAACTATGGTGAAGGTTCATCACGTGAGCACGCAGCCATGGAGCCACGTCACTTAGGTGTTCGTGCTATTCTGGTAAAATCATTTGCCCGTATTCACGAAACCAACTTGAAAAAACAGGGTATGCTGGGTGTTACCTTTGCCGACTCTGCTGATTACGAAAAAGTTCAGGAAGACGATACATTCGATATCAATGGCTTAACTGAATTTGCTCCGGGCAAACAGTTAACTGTAGTGTTGCACCATAAAGATGGTTCTGAAGATTCATTCCAGGTAAACCATACTTACAATGCGCAGCAAATTGAGTGGTTTAAAGCTGGTGGTGCGTTAAACATCATCCGCAAACAACAACACGCTGACTAA
- a CDS encoding undecaprenyl-diphosphate phosphatase encodes MNIIHVIVLAIIEGLTEFLPVSSTGHMIIASSAMGIASDDFVKLFTVAIQLGAILSVVVLYFKRFFRSFDFYIKLVIAFIPAAVFGLLFSKKIDALLESAITVGITLFIGGIILLFVDNWFNKPVINEEKDISYLTALKIGFFQCIAMIPGTSRSAATIVGGMSQRLSRTAAAEFSFFLAVPTMFAATSKKLYDFYKEGHVFTGEEIKLLAIGNVIAFIVALLAIRTFITFLERKGFKLFGWYRIIVGAVIIGLYMTGHNLKVI; translated from the coding sequence ATGAATATTATTCACGTCATCGTTCTGGCCATTATTGAAGGCTTGACGGAGTTTTTGCCGGTATCTTCAACCGGGCACATGATTATTGCTTCATCAGCTATGGGTATTGCCTCTGATGATTTTGTAAAGCTGTTTACCGTAGCTATACAGTTAGGCGCTATTCTGTCGGTAGTAGTGCTTTACTTCAAGCGCTTCTTCCGTTCCTTTGATTTTTATATCAAACTGGTTATTGCTTTTATTCCGGCAGCAGTATTTGGTTTGCTATTCAGCAAAAAAATTGATGCCTTGCTGGAAAGCGCAATTACTGTCGGTATCACGTTGTTTATTGGTGGTATTATTCTATTGTTTGTAGATAATTGGTTTAACAAACCAGTGATTAACGAAGAAAAAGATATTAGCTACTTAACTGCGCTGAAAATTGGTTTTTTCCAGTGCATCGCCATGATACCTGGTACTTCCCGTTCGGCAGCTACTATTGTGGGCGGTATGTCGCAACGTTTAAGCCGTACAGCCGCAGCTGAGTTTTCTTTCTTTTTGGCTGTACCTACCATGTTTGCCGCTACTTCTAAAAAGCTATATGATTTTTATAAAGAAGGCCATGTTTTTACCGGCGAAGAAATCAAGCTACTGGCTATCGGTAATGTAATTGCCTTTATTGTGGCTTTGCTGGCAATTCGTACATTTATCACCTTCTTGGAGCGTAAAGGTTTTAAATTATTCGGCTGGTACCGTATTATTGTAGGGGCTGTAATTATCGGCCTGTACATGACCGGACACAATTTAAAGGTAATTTAA
- a CDS encoding DUF3098 domain-containing protein, protein MAQKYTRPVASTTTSRPSLLTTPPTDVKPVNFVFDKANYQLLAISVLIVAVGFVLMSGTTDIYSTTKIVIAPLVVLAGFGLAFYAIFKKPAA, encoded by the coding sequence ATGGCTCAGAAATACACCCGGCCGGTTGCATCAACCACAACCTCAAGGCCATCTTTGCTTACCACGCCACCAACCGATGTTAAGCCCGTAAACTTTGTATTTGACAAAGCTAATTACCAGTTGCTGGCTATCAGTGTGCTAATTGTAGCTGTAGGTTTTGTACTCATGTCGGGCACTACCGATATTTACAGTACAACTAAAATTGTAATTGCGCCATTAGTGGTGTTGGCTGGTTTTGGTTTGGCTTTTTACGCAATTTTCAAAAAGCCTGCCGCCTAA
- a CDS encoding cell division protein FtsX — translation MEEFEESTSAKKTKAIYISTVFGIAMVLLMVGMLGLILVHAKNLANYIKENMVVNVFVDEGARETDVLQLQHQLDGNPYVKSTQYVSKELAARNLQKDLGEDFIKFLGVNPLSQSIDVYLKADYANNASINQFKEQLLKNPLVKEVKYQPSLVDLINQNLTSISLVILAFAAIFVVVSVALINNTIRLAIYSQRFLIKSMQLVGATKSFIRRPFLLYGIWHGLLGALIAIIILVGTLYLANHEIPELVVLQNYTEFGIIFLGVVLLGIFIAGFSTLLAVNRFLRLKIYQLYR, via the coding sequence ATGGAAGAATTTGAAGAAAGCACGTCAGCCAAAAAAACGAAAGCTATTTATATATCTACGGTTTTTGGTATCGCTATGGTGCTTTTAATGGTAGGTATGCTGGGCCTAATACTGGTACATGCCAAAAACCTGGCCAACTATATTAAAGAAAATATGGTGGTGAACGTATTTGTGGATGAAGGTGCCCGCGAAACTGATGTGCTGCAATTGCAGCATCAGTTGGATGGCAACCCTTATGTAAAAAGCACCCAATACGTAAGTAAAGAACTAGCTGCCCGTAACTTACAAAAAGATTTAGGCGAAGATTTTATTAAATTTTTGGGCGTAAACCCGCTTTCACAATCTATTGATGTGTACTTGAAGGCTGATTATGCCAATAATGCTTCCATTAATCAGTTTAAAGAACAATTGTTAAAGAACCCCTTAGTTAAAGAGGTTAAATATCAACCTTCATTGGTAGATTTAATTAACCAAAATTTAACTTCTATTAGCTTGGTTATTTTGGCTTTTGCTGCCATTTTTGTAGTGGTATCAGTAGCCTTAATTAACAATACTATTCGGCTGGCTATTTACTCGCAGCGTTTTCTGATTAAATCAATGCAGCTGGTAGGGGCTACCAAAAGCTTTATCCGTCGGCCGTTTTTGCTATATGGAATTTGGCATGGCTTGCTAGGTGCTTTAATTGCGATCATCATTTTGGTAGGTACTTTGTATTTGGCCAACCATGAAATACCTGAACTGGTAGTATTACAAAACTATACCGAGTTTGGCATCATCTTTTTAGGAGTAGTGTTATTGGGCATCTTTATTGCCGGTTTTAGTACGCTACTGGCTGTTAACCGCTTTTTACGTTTAAAAATATATCAACTATACCGATAA
- a CDS encoding alpha/beta hydrolase-fold protein, which produces MKSCLFNPNTKTLVKISFCLFALLLVCGYAQAQDNSPFNTGFEETIPSKILGQQRKIWIHIPKSNGGTKVKGRGNYAVVYVLDGSENFNTVVTITEHMEESSLCPPMIVVGIVPVERLSELTTSTDKELPEVVGNGDKFMAFVEKELIPYIDANYPTTTYKTLIGHSLGGLTVINTLLHHPNSFNAYVSLEASLWWNNKKSVEEAKAILPNQNYHGKTLFIAMANRMERGMDTLSVQKDTSGSTELIRSNLELIKILNNNKKNQLRYSYKFYEDDNHPSVRLIGEYDALGFVFAFYKLKIYDSELNNPNFKLDSVLAAHYKKVSEQMGYVVKPGESQVNRLGYQMLGTKQYKKAENLFKLNIANNPSSGNCYDSLGDLYLATGNKTKAIETFKKALTLQAIPETKEKLDKLLSDNKKKVK; this is translated from the coding sequence ATGAAATCCTGCTTATTCAACCCTAACACAAAAACACTTGTAAAAATTTCTTTTTGTCTTTTCGCACTTCTTTTAGTTTGTGGTTACGCTCAGGCCCAAGACAACAGTCCGTTTAACACCGGGTTTGAGGAAACTATTCCTTCCAAAATATTGGGTCAGCAGCGGAAAATTTGGATACATATTCCTAAAAGCAATGGAGGCACTAAGGTTAAAGGCAGAGGAAATTACGCTGTTGTTTATGTGCTGGATGGCAGTGAAAACTTTAACACTGTTGTAACTATTACGGAACACATGGAGGAATCCAGTCTTTGTCCGCCGATGATTGTGGTGGGCATTGTACCTGTAGAGCGCTTAAGCGAACTCACAACCAGTACGGATAAAGAACTGCCTGAAGTTGTTGGGAATGGAGATAAATTTATGGCTTTTGTCGAGAAAGAATTAATTCCATATATCGATGCGAACTACCCGACTACAACTTACAAAACATTAATTGGCCATTCGCTCGGTGGCTTAACGGTTATTAATACCTTACTTCATCATCCAAATTCATTTAACGCTTATGTTTCTCTTGAAGCCTCTTTGTGGTGGAATAACAAGAAATCTGTAGAAGAAGCAAAGGCAATATTACCGAATCAAAATTACCATGGAAAAACATTGTTCATAGCAATGGCCAATCGTATGGAGCGAGGAATGGATACGCTCAGTGTTCAAAAAGATACCAGCGGGTCTACCGAACTTATACGTAGCAACCTGGAACTTATTAAAATTCTTAACAACAATAAAAAGAATCAGTTGCGCTACAGTTACAAGTTCTATGAAGATGATAACCATCCGTCGGTAAGGCTGATTGGAGAATATGATGCACTCGGGTTTGTTTTCGCTTTTTACAAGCTTAAGATCTATGACAGTGAGTTGAATAATCCAAACTTTAAACTAGACTCGGTACTGGCTGCACATTACAAAAAAGTATCTGAGCAGATGGGTTATGTGGTTAAGCCAGGTGAAAGTCAGGTTAATAGGTTAGGCTATCAAATGCTAGGCACTAAACAATATAAAAAAGCCGAAAATCTATTTAAACTCAATATTGCCAACAACCCTTCAAGTGGTAACTGTTATGATTCACTTGGCGATTTGTATCTGGCAACTGGCAATAAAACCAAAGCAATTGAAACTTTTAAAAAAGCTTTAACACTGCAAGCAATTCCTGAAACGAAGGAAAAACTAGATAAGCTATTAAGTGACAACAAAAAAAAGGTTAAATAA
- a CDS encoding helix-turn-helix domain-containing protein, translating to MKKESKSLVRFESLSNAHRAFGLPNPKHPLISLINGSHVSQDVNHPSGAHVLGFYKISYKPQLSGRLKYGQQYYDFNEGGLLFASPNQIVGGNTENDESTVCSLYTLLIHPDFFLNYLLAKRVKEYGFFSYATNETLHLSDEEKATIISIFNMIETELNSRIDDFSQDVVIAQIELLLNYANRFYKRQFTTRKAINNTLLERMEKLLNEYFDNKATLRYGIPKVQYLAEHLNLSPNYLSDMLRSLTGQSAQQHIHNKLIEKAKEILSTTNLSVSEIAYALGFEHSQSFSKLFKSKMQMSPLEFRASFN from the coding sequence ATGAAAAAGGAAAGTAAAAGCCTTGTTAGATTTGAGTCGCTATCTAATGCTCACCGGGCATTTGGGTTACCAAATCCCAAACATCCGCTTATCAGTTTAATTAATGGCAGTCATGTCAGCCAGGATGTCAATCATCCATCGGGGGCACATGTGCTTGGCTTTTATAAAATATCCTACAAGCCGCAGCTAAGCGGAAGACTAAAATATGGGCAGCAATACTATGATTTTAATGAAGGCGGATTGTTGTTCGCTTCTCCTAACCAGATTGTAGGAGGAAATACTGAGAATGACGAGTCAACGGTCTGTTCTTTGTATACATTGCTAATTCATCCGGATTTCTTTTTGAATTATCTATTGGCGAAACGCGTTAAAGAATATGGTTTCTTTTCTTATGCCACCAATGAGACCTTACATCTTTCTGATGAAGAAAAAGCAACTATCATCTCTATTTTCAATATGATTGAAACTGAACTGAACAGCAGAATTGACGATTTTAGCCAAGACGTCGTAATTGCTCAGATTGAGTTGTTGCTGAATTATGCTAATCGTTTTTATAAAAGGCAATTTACCACCCGTAAAGCAATTAACAACACGTTGCTGGAAAGGATGGAAAAACTATTGAATGAGTATTTTGATAATAAAGCAACTTTGAGGTACGGCATCCCAAAGGTACAATACCTAGCCGAACACTTAAATTTGTCGCCAAATTATTTGAGTGATATGCTCCGTTCCCTTACAGGGCAAAGTGCTCAGCAACATATACACAACAAGTTGATAGAAAAGGCGAAAGAAATTCTGTCTACTACCAATTTATCTGTAAGTGAGATAGCTTATGCCTTGGGGTTTGAACATTCACAGTCGTTTAGTAAACTATTTAAAAGCAAAATGCAGATGTCTCCTCTCGAGTTTAGGGCTTCATTCAATTAA
- a CDS encoding SDR family NAD(P)-dependent oxidoreductase, whose protein sequence is MKTKVMAHQNETGKVWFITGASRGFGRIWTEAALKRGDKVAATARKLSSLADLKEQYGENVLTLALDVTKPDQVKTAVEQAYHHFGKLNIVMNNAGYSLVGTIEEASVEDVRALYETNVFGAVAVIQAVLPILRKQGYGHILGTSSTLGHVALPVIGYYCSSKWAFEAIFESLAAEIKQFGIKVTIVEPGAYATEFGSPESLWFAAGMDVYADFKLQFVEGLKTSKRGDPNATPEALFKIVDAENPPLRFFLGNQNLPAVRKTYADRLAIWESWEAVSSAAQGESK, encoded by the coding sequence ATGAAAACAAAAGTTATGGCACATCAAAATGAAACTGGTAAAGTATGGTTTATTACCGGGGCATCCCGTGGTTTTGGTCGTATTTGGACTGAAGCAGCCCTAAAGCGCGGTGATAAAGTTGCAGCGACTGCAAGAAAATTAAGCAGCCTTGCAGATTTAAAAGAACAATACGGTGAGAACGTATTAACACTGGCGCTTGACGTAACAAAGCCAGATCAGGTAAAAACAGCTGTAGAACAAGCTTATCATCACTTCGGGAAACTGAATATTGTGATGAATAATGCGGGCTATTCACTGGTTGGAACCATTGAGGAAGCGAGTGTTGAAGATGTGCGTGCATTGTACGAGACTAATGTTTTCGGTGCTGTAGCTGTTATTCAAGCGGTACTACCTATATTAAGGAAGCAGGGTTATGGACACATTTTGGGTACTTCGAGCACACTGGGGCACGTGGCGCTCCCTGTTATAGGATACTATTGTTCATCTAAATGGGCTTTTGAAGCCATATTTGAAAGCCTTGCAGCCGAAATTAAACAATTTGGAATCAAAGTAACTATTGTAGAGCCTGGCGCTTATGCAACGGAGTTTGGCAGTCCCGAATCTTTATGGTTTGCTGCAGGTATGGATGTTTACGCTGACTTTAAATTACAGTTTGTTGAGGGATTGAAAACGTCGAAAAGAGGTGACCCGAATGCTACACCAGAGGCACTTTTTAAAATTGTAGATGCTGAAAATCCACCCTTAAGATTTTTCCTAGGCAACCAGAATTTGCCTGCAGTACGGAAAACTTATGCAGACCGGCTTGCTATCTGGGAATCTTGGGAAGCTGTGTCAAGCGCAGCTCAGGGCGAATCCAAATAG
- a CDS encoding aldo/keto reductase, with protein sequence MKNITKIQLGHNGPFVSKLGLGCMRMSSIWGGSTPDETESIATIHEALDSGVNFLNTGDFYGAGHNEMLIGKAIKGRRDDAFISVKFGAIFHNGQWLGMDLRPIAIKNFINYSLTRLGVETIDLYQPSRMDNSVPVEDIIGTVADLIQEGKVRYIGVSEITADQLRKANSIHPISALEIGYSLAERGIESELLPTAKELGIGIVAFANTAEGLLTGEMQAPLPENDYRNHFSRFQGENLIHNLEKVEVLKQLASNKGCTPTQVAIAWVKEQGEHIMPLVSMSRRSRLPENIAAMNIVFTPEEMNTLNTTFATGAILGGTYLQR encoded by the coding sequence ATGAAAAACATCACTAAAATTCAGTTGGGCCACAATGGTCCGTTCGTATCCAAACTTGGTTTAGGCTGTATGCGTATGTCTTCTATCTGGGGTGGTTCTACACCTGATGAAACAGAAAGTATTGCTACGATTCATGAAGCTTTAGATAGCGGTGTTAACTTTTTGAACACCGGAGACTTTTACGGTGCTGGTCATAACGAAATGCTGATCGGCAAAGCCATTAAAGGGAGGCGTGATGATGCTTTCATCAGCGTTAAATTCGGTGCTATCTTTCACAATGGTCAGTGGTTGGGAATGGATCTGCGCCCTATCGCTATCAAGAATTTTATCAACTATTCACTAACCCGTTTGGGTGTTGAAACTATCGACCTCTACCAGCCCAGCCGAATGGATAACAGCGTGCCGGTGGAAGACATTATCGGAACGGTAGCTGACCTGATTCAAGAAGGCAAAGTGCGTTATATTGGCGTATCGGAAATTACAGCTGACCAATTGCGTAAAGCCAACAGCATTCACCCCATAAGCGCACTAGAAATTGGCTATTCGCTGGCTGAGCGCGGGATAGAAAGTGAACTGTTGCCTACAGCAAAGGAACTAGGCATTGGCATAGTAGCCTTCGCCAATACAGCTGAAGGCTTACTAACGGGTGAAATGCAAGCACCACTTCCGGAGAACGACTACCGTAATCATTTCTCTCGCTTTCAAGGCGAAAACTTGATTCATAACCTGGAAAAAGTTGAAGTTTTAAAGCAACTGGCCAGCAATAAAGGTTGTACGCCAACACAGGTTGCGATCGCTTGGGTGAAAGAGCAAGGCGAGCATATTATGCCGTTAGTGAGCATGAGTCGCAGATCGCGCTTGCCGGAAAACATAGCAGCGATGAATATTGTATTTACGCCAGAAGAAATGAACACCTTAAATACTACTTTTGCAACAGGTGCTATATTGGGCGGCACTTACTTACAACGCTAA
- a CDS encoding helix-turn-helix domain-containing protein has protein sequence MIFYSYLSAERKEKVCFWNHPTLILQVSGQFTLETSGQSISMTGGEMLLIGKNQVGTLTKTPLPGANYETIVISLQEDLLRKIALEEKLEADRKYIGPPNILIPFNEFLQGYFHSIVPYARSSGAAMTDEMGILKVKEGVKLLLLALPVLRNFLFDFSEPYKIDLEKFMLSNFHFNVPVEKFAQLTGRSLAGFKRDFQKSFGSPPRQWLQDKRLNAAKHLIENKHQKPSAIYLDLGFKSLSHFSYSFKKKFGKSPNELVYFSSRQPSLG, from the coding sequence GTGATTTTCTATTCTTACCTCTCTGCCGAGCGAAAGGAGAAAGTATGTTTTTGGAACCACCCTACTTTGATACTACAGGTTTCAGGACAGTTTACCTTGGAAACTTCCGGACAAAGCATCTCGATGACCGGAGGAGAAATGCTGCTGATTGGCAAAAACCAAGTGGGTACGCTCACCAAAACACCGCTACCCGGAGCGAATTATGAAACCATCGTGATATCCTTGCAGGAAGATTTGTTGCGCAAAATTGCATTGGAAGAAAAACTTGAAGCAGACCGAAAATACATTGGTCCGCCCAATATCTTAATTCCATTTAACGAATTTCTGCAGGGATATTTTCATTCTATTGTTCCCTACGCCCGGAGTTCGGGGGCGGCCATGACCGATGAAATGGGCATCTTGAAAGTAAAAGAAGGCGTTAAATTACTGTTACTTGCGTTGCCTGTTCTTCGCAACTTTTTATTTGACTTTTCAGAACCTTATAAGATTGACCTGGAAAAGTTCATGCTCAGTAACTTTCACTTTAACGTTCCTGTCGAAAAATTTGCACAGCTGACTGGTCGTAGCCTAGCGGGTTTCAAACGCGATTTTCAGAAATCCTTTGGCTCACCGCCACGTCAGTGGCTGCAAGATAAGCGGTTAAACGCAGCAAAACACCTCATCGAAAACAAGCACCAAAAGCCCTCAGCAATATACCTTGATTTAGGCTTTAAAAGCCTGTCCCACTTCTCTTATTCTTTCAAGAAAAA